The genomic stretch CCCATTAAATTCTTCTAAGAAAAACCTGAAAGTGAACTCATACCCAATTAACCCTTACAAACTCAGTCCATCAGGGGAATGGTGGGGCAAGGCCATTTTAACTGTTCCACTGCCCTGCACCCCAAGAACTAGTATTGGGTATGAGTTGGTTGGTTCAGATTCTACTATTTTCAGTTTTGGTCTGGTCAGTCTGGTTGGTTTCAGTTTCTACTATGTTTTGCTCTTATCATTAGATGGTAAGATAGTACTCACCACAATGAACAGTAGATGGGTATTATAACTTCTAATCAACCAAATACTCATGAAATGTGGGGATGTGTTAACTGTTGTGCACACTATGGGCTATTCCGCAATACTTGTAAGCTCCAAAATGAGGCAACGGTTGGTTACTCAACCATTCTTTTTCAATACAATTGATATTACTTTAGATCTGCTAAGCACACACCAATATATCATAGTAACCCATTGAATTTGATGTTAGAAGTACAGACTTCTGAGGAAAATCTGTGTAATTCAGATATCGCCATTTGTAAAATCAAAATAAGATGTGTTTGGCTTAGACCTTACTGTGAAGAACCAAAATAATGTCATTTTGTGCCTCCTACCTTGGATATGTAAAGATCAAAATCCCACACTCCCTTCACTTTtctttaggctccgtttggtatcgtttctgtttcagaaactCTGTTTcgtattaaaaacaaaaatttcagtttttgtatcaaaacgccgtttttaaacgatttaatgCTGTTTTGTGCATAtaaatcctttgggacaataaaatattacataccAACTAAAAGAAACGTGGTttcaaaaggatgaataaaatacagtattaacaatgccttgtccaagttaattattacataattccccaaaatttcactttttgtccaagtctaaagacttgaatgcttggaggatgtctttcatcttatttgtttggtcatctaatcctttaagtattccttccagatatcctttcatgtactcatTCGAAGTAGACGGTGGTGtcgatgatgttgatgttgagcttgaactctctgaacataatgtatgttgtatggtagagatatgtgtttcatctttcaaccatgcaaacataccacatccatgGTTATCAGCCTacatcaaataatagatgtgattagggtcgttgaaatttaacatagaataaaaaaaaaaaaaaaaaaaaccaaaattatctataggtatagatcaatcgtagaaataaattaccccagttgaatttgggcaacataaaaaatactgtcccttgtttggacctttcttcgcagttcgtactttgcattgacctttaccacatctacatagatgtagttggtccacccacatgaaaaaattacatgaatcttgacacttgaaaaattttcttccaatatttttaccataCTTGGTcgtatatttaccacaactcttcccgcaaatttcacaatttgctcttatgagtgggggcatagaagaagtcatctgtaacagtaatttaaatatcaaaaaagttaatatagcatccaaatatatggcATTCAttataatatatcaacttgtatcACATACATAAATATAACATAAAACAGGTACTACatcacttgaaacatcaatttaggttttcaattttgtcaaaatagttatcggttttagttttcaactagttctgacatcctttgctgtctagccattgcatttgtaattcttagcctagtgaCATTCATTTCTTTTGCccgatttcgttgacttgattgtgctgtagaatgatcaacggAATCTTCATGTGGCAGATTCAAGTCATCTTttgcaacttttaaatcatcactcATCCCCACAAATTCAGCATCaacaatatgctcttctcgaatatagttgtgtagcccacaacatgccatTACGATTGATGCTTGAGCTTTCACTGGGAACTGGTGCATTagctttaaaatttgaaatttgttcttcaatacctcaaatgtacgttcaatgacattccgtagtgatgaatgtctataattgaacaactcttttgttgttcttggggatcttctatgCCCTTTGTAGTccggtagatggtatctctcacccctaaatgaTATCAAAAATCCAGATTTGGCTAGCATACACAGAGTcaacaacataatactttcctatagacaaaaaataatatatgttattacgtatatactcaaatgaaaatctaatatattagtaAAATTAATACCTAGAGGTGGATgtggaaaactcaatcgaggatcattccttgcctgttcaagtactcgacaatcatttgcactaccttcTCATCCCGCATACACATttgtgaatcgcatgtcaaatgaacatgcacacatcacattttgagttgtgatccccttccgattcctatatcgaGTTTGATCATCTCTTGGAACTACCGCATAgatgtgagtaccatctatgaCGCCAATACAGTGCTATGACATATAGtgacaattaaatggtcactacatataagaatacaaatattcatatatttaattacaaacatgtatcatattaaaatatttaccttgaaaaaagggtagtatttTCGAATTCTGTGCAATCTCTGTCGGTATCATATTAACGTCTAgcggtctgattttctccttagccagacgttgcattgcaatcaagacaacattgaatgtccgactaactgtttctcctgagtggttgaaatgattttgggcgtccctattacttgaacccttcccaacaatccatatGAACATTCAagtcgttttttttttccaacttttgtttcaaaaaaactgaaatacatcATATGGTTGCCAAACAGTTTTTTACGTTTTTCCGTTCTATTGAAACGGAAAAACGATAGAAAAGTTTCTTaagaacaataccaaacgggtCCTTAGCTTTTATCAAATCTTGTAGGCTTTTTGTACCTCTTCTTCAAGACTTTCTATGTGGCCAGGCTCAGACCTCAAACGTTTATGGCCTTGGTCCTCACTTGACAATCCATTAATAGATCTCACCTCATCATTGTCATTGCGGCCTCTCTTAGCACTTGTATTAATGCCTTGGTTAATTTCTGAGACATTTGAATAAAAACCCTTCTCATCTGGCTGGTATACTAGATGCATCCCACACTTCTTCACATGGATTGAATGCTCTACTCCGAAATGATTCCCAGAAAAAATATCTGGAAAATAGCCCCAATATTGCTCCATTTCTATTGAAACTTCCACTTGATCCCCACCTTCCAAAGGATTCTTGAACTTGATATGTGGTATATGACCCACCCAGATTTGATCTTGACATGTTATTGGGGTTTCATGTTGGTTTGGAGTGTAGGACCAACGAAGACCATTAGTTTTATTGCAAAAAGAAACTGAAGGAGCTGCAAGCACCTCTTTACCTTCTACTTCAGCTGCATAAATAGCACATACtataatgtaggaatggatttgacaaccaaactagacccaaggttgcaggaaagttaaaccaaagaacaaccaataacccCCAATAGTAGACAGCAACAACAGTCCAACTTAAGCCAATCAACAgttcttgaaaaaccaaaattatCGAATCCAGAATCTAGAATCTAGAATTTCAGGTAGCAGAGTTTGCACTAACAAATAGAATTTCAGCAATAGAAATAGAGTACTGAATAAGGTCCAATTAGAATCAAAACATCACAggaatagcaacaaccattatatttttatcaaaatcattctaggtttttaggagcctcctcttcttaagttataatgttaatgggggagggaattacaaaatagaaggttcctcaaaaaggaaaccaaatattctcctaatataatagttactaaaaactgaaattagaaactaactaaaattagaaactagttgaaaaaggaaactaactattaatgacttgactcaattaatatcttgactcctaaggaaacaaatataactcaaatcaagcccaactaaaaaggaaactaatgaaaatgaaaactaactGGTAATcctgtactcaatcttagaaccccctttttagacccataaaagtgttctattacactcaaaacacatgggatcaacagcctaacatgtatgaaaccaaaccctaagcttattcctaataaaacaagcctattttgataattaatctgcatcatacTGTCAAGCCTTGAATCTTGGAATCCAAAAGTTGAGACACCtcaaaagatgatgaagatcCCACACTCTGATGGCTAAACCATTCTGGAACATCACTTCCAGTAAGAAAGATGTCAAATTGGCCAAACAGTCCCTGTTCCATGGAAGTCATGTAATTTAACAATACTGTAGATTTTCTGTTTAGCATGTTCATGTGTgttattttgtgtgtgtgtgtgtgtgtgtaggggtgtcaattccaagacCACACTTGCAGAACCGACCAAGCCCGGATCAAACACTATTCTGTCATTCCCGGTGCACAAGTCCTACCCGATGGTCGTCTAAATGAGATTGCCCGATTAAtagcccaacatgtttaaaatcTGTTTACTCAAACCAACATATTTAGagataaatatgtcactagccCATTTATGACTGTCTAAAGCTCGTTTAGCCTGATAAAGATAGGTACCCAAccaatcatttattaaatggacCATGCCCAACAAATGGGAACTGATAACTTAACATGTCGGTCACTAGGCGAGGTCCTAAAGTGGAGAAGACTGATTAGGCCAGACGGAAACCAGCCCAAaccaactgattgacacccctacatgagagagagagagagagagagagagagagagagagagagacctggagGAGGCTCTTTCTAACAATATCTGGCAATTTCTTGTATTGTGATTCTGAACTCTCCATTTCTGAACTCTCAACTTCCTTCTTGCTCTCAGTAAGCAACATTGATGAGCAACCACCAGCAAACAGATTCCTTACACTTGTGGGAAGATCCGGAAGTGATTGAACCCTTGTGCAGTTACGCATATAAAGAGTTTGAAGATGAGAAAGTTGACTTATGCTGGCAGGTAGACTACTGAAATTGTTGTTACTAAGATTTAAGTTACTTAATGATGGTATGTTCACAAAATTAGGTAAGCCTTCAAATGATTTGCAAGATTCTATACTGAAGCTTCTTAGACTAGATGGGAGAtcttctgggagagatttcaaCCTTGTGCAATCATTCAACAAAACACTAGAGAGCTTAGAAAGAAGACCCATGTTGACTGGCAATCTCTCCATTGATGTGCAACCTTTTGCTGCCAACAGCACAAACTTGATGGAAGCTCAGGGAGTTGATCAAGCCTCGCGCAATGATCTACAATAAGAAGTTCCAGATGAGAAAGGCGATTAATGCTGCCTGGTAGGCTGCTGAAATTGTTTCCACTTAATTTCATGGTTTGTAATAACAATAAGCTTCCCAGATCATATGGAATTGCACCATCTGACAGATTGCAGTAGCGAAGATCTAGCTCTCTGAGGGAGtataaaccagaaaaagaagcCAAAAGTGGGGTACTTACAAGATTAGGAGCCATCCTTGGTGATCTCCATGATGAAAATAATGAATACCATGATCTTGAAAGAGGTCCTTTAGACCCACGTAAAGATAAGGATTTGAGGTTTCTCAATTGTGAAATGGAAAGGGGTAATTTTGTTATAGCAGTTCCATCTGCATGAAGTTCCATTAAAGATTCCATATTACCCAGTTCCTCAGGTAAATTGCCAAGTTTTGGGCAGCCGGAGAGGGTAAGATTTTCAAGGGATGTCAACTTACAAATGCTTCTTGGAAGATTTACTAGGTTGTTTGCAGTCCTTCAGATTGAGGAAAATCAGTCTATCAAGATTCCCAATGGATTAGTGAATTTCAAACAATTTCTTACAATTCTCAAGCATCAACCTCTCAAGATTTGGGGGCCCTAAGAAGTTGGGAGTTTTGATGAGGCAATTAGAATGACTGAGGTTTAGGACTTTCAAATTTAGGAGTAGCTGCACCAGAGAAGAAGTCTTAGTTTCCATTaaaatgaaattgatcaaaggaaagaataagaaatgatTACTAGCTCATATAGTTACCTTGAATTCCTTCCAAACAAGTTTAATGCGGCTATGTTGAATGTCAAGATCAACAAGTTTATCCAAGTTGAAACTAGAAGGTATAGATGTCGAAGGGAATCCATGCCAACATAGCCATCTCAGCTCTTTAGAAAGAAGTTCATAACTTCCCATGAGTTGTAAATAATTGATTTGGAGCAACCTTAGATtgtgcataattttaaatgccATAGTAGTCAAAGGCACTTCAAATAATTGAGAAGAGTTATCTAGGATGAGGCCTTCAACAATTTCTGTTCCCTGGTAACAAACAGTTTTTGATAGTTAAAGTGTGATTGCTAGAAAAGCAAGGTTCATATTATGAATAAAAGAACTTATGTTATCAGAGGTCCCATATTACCAAGGAGAGGTGGGGTACAAGCATAATTTaataaagggatttttttttttggtaagagagagagattattttATTGACACCCTTGAAGGATCAATATAATTGTAGCCTTACTTACATGCCCTTGCTTGattctcaaaagttatttaatgcatATTTAATGTAGGGTAAAAAACGAGTTTTCAAAAAGTTGAAAGTCATTTAATGCAATTTCTACATGAAATGACAAATTTACTCTCattgaaaaaatggaaaaatcttGGTAATGCAGCCCTTGCGCATAGGGGGCAAAATGATGCCCTTGAAAAAATACATTAAATgcttttgtaataaaataaagagacaattgAATGAAGATGACATGTTTTAAATGAACCAAGagaggtgtcatttagacactccctttaataaataaaaatttgggaAAACAGTTCCCACATGCCCATTGGTAATAACCCGTTCCACACTTCCTCTATTCTTTTTCCACGTGGACAGTTGATGTAGCTAATCTGACCGTTGGTAGAGGTCATGGTCAAATTACACACCCATTAAGTTTCAGAGCCTAATTCTATCAAACAACCTCCTGTGTATGACATGCATTCCCATGTATGTCAAAGCTCCCATAGCCTAGCTTTTCAAAGCTCTATTTTGAGATGTGGCAAACTGATCTAATTAtagggctgaaacttgacatgtcaagggcctatccacaaaatttgtGCCCGATGCAATGAGCCATATGACAATAGTTCGCATTTAAAGTGAGTAGGAAAGGGTTTCTACAATGCGTACGTAGGAAATAAGCTTTCTTTTCCAAACAAGGGCCTCGGGTATATTTCAAGGTTGATTATGTAGcatattccaaaataaaattgcaAACAACAGTTATAACAATTGCTTTTCAGTTGTAAAATTTCATAGCaataaaagatttataaattcaTTCTAACCTTGTGTTTAGTTAATACATCATAGACATCCTCATGAAACCACAATCTACTACGTTTTCCAGGCTCCTTGGGTGATTCTTCATGAACGATTTCTCTTCCCATATCTCGAAGTAGATCATGCATCCTGAGCTTCTTTTGATTATCAATTGTTATGAGAGACCTTTGGACGAGATCTCTAATTCCAATGTCTGGGAAGAAACCACAACCTTCTAATATTCTACTTGCATCATCCTTGTCCTTTCCAATAAAGAAGCATGCAATATCGAGAAATATATCCTTTTGCATCTCATCTAGTGCATCAAAACTCAATCTCAATACACTTTGAAACTGATTATGAGGAACATTTTTTAGTTTCCTTATGGTGCTTTCCCATTCAGGTACACTTCTTTTcgaaaacaaggaagaaccaatGACCTCAAGAGCTAACGGAAGACCTCCAACATATTTCACCACACTTTCTGAAAGCTCTATATAATTTTCTATTGGACTGTTTTTTCTAAAGGCAGTTCAGCATCATATACTCCTTCCACTCCAATTTGCTTTAACAGATCCTTATCTCTAGTGGTTACAATGATTCTACTTCCTGGGCCAAACCAATCAACTGTTCTACCTCCACAAAATGCATTAAACTGATACAGTTGATCTACATCATCAAGAACAATAAGAACCTTTTTAGATCGGAGTCTTTCTCTAATAATGTTGACTCCTCTAGCAACGTGCCTTATTTGCAAATTCTCTTTATGTAGAATATCAAAAAGAAGTTGTTCTTGCAAATGGGCTAGACCATTAGATTGTTTTGAAGATTCCCTAACATTTGGAAGAAAGCTGCTGCCTTCAAATTGATGAAATAATAGATTGTAAACAGCCTTAGCAATGGTTGTCTTACCCACTCCACCCATGCCACAAATCCCAACCATGCGAACATCATTTGACTCATTATCTAGCAACACATTTATCTTTTCCACATGAGAAGCTATTTCAATTGGATATTTGGCAACAAACAATGGTGTTTGATTTACCTTAGTTAAGATCTCATCAAcaattttttggataaattttgACTCATACCTGCAACccatttagaaaaataatatagaatGAGATAAAATTAGTTTGGGATGAAAGTCATGagacataaaagaaaaaggaaaggggaGAGTGCAGTAAAATTGatgatgtctttttttttttttaattttttattattagtttctGTAATAATATAACATAGCATCTAAATACATAATGGTAACCATACATAATAAGATGTTATTTTAACAATGTCTAATCGAAGACGAAAACTAATTGAAAAGTagaaaaagagggggaaaaaaaatggaaagatagATACCAATTTGTTTGAATGAGTCCTCACATCTTTCTGATGTGATGATTAGTTTTCCAGTTTAAATTTTTAATGGGCAAGGGATTGCTTCTTAGTCACAAGGGTCCTACACCAGTGCACAGCATCAACTCAGGGGGTAGGGTGGTAATTTCACCACCCCCTTGTGTCTGGTCATTCACGATTGGAAAGCTTTCTTTATGgttatcatagttgtcaaggcaattCCTAGGTAACAAGGTAGTTATTTAGGGAGGGAGCGGGTCTCtgatttggggatttgggtGGTTAGATGCATGGGGAGTTTCTGCTTGTAGATTCTATTATGATATCTTGTATTGGCGAAGATCAATGAGTAGATCTGAAACCCATATTTATAACCATGTGGTCATGGGTTCGAGTTGGGAAACAACTAGTTTCCCAACTAACAAGGGTTTTTTTCTGGTAGGACACCTAACAAGGGTTAAGGCTACATATATTATGATCCTCCTTAGACACCACAATGATAGCCTCGTGAATTGGATACATTTTTATCTGCATTATACTAATCTATACGGCCTTACCTACAAAATATGAACGTCAAAAAAATCTGAACGATCCTATCAAAATATCTGAACGATCTTGACcctagttttaaaaattggattggatcagTATCGGTTGAGACACATCCCCTATCTTGACCAATCCGATATTGATCCACTGGTAgcgtataagggtaaaataaggTAAATCCATCAGATCTAGTCCGATCCTGACCGATACTAATCCGATCTAAATCGGTATTGGTTGAGACCAATCCTGGGTCTCAAAACCTTGATCTTGACTGGAAGTCTGGGACTCTGGAACGGTCACTTCCCAGGTTGACTCGCTgagtttcaaaattcaaaacggGTCAACAAAGAATCAAAACTCAGTTCTCCCATCAGTCTCTTTAGTCATCAGCTTTTCTGATGggcaaaatcaaataaataacaGAGAAGGATTGAATTATAGTTACCCATTTGCAATGTTCTGCAAATCCCACCCAGACAAGTTCGCAGCTTCAGTGAGAGCTTTCCTCCAGCTCTCCACCTTCTCCATCTCCAACTTGAACTGAATCTCATGCCTATCAAATGCTTGCGCAAAAGTCCCACTCTGTTTCTGAACATCAGATGGATCCACATAATAAAAGATCGGCAGAACCGTTTGACCGATTGTTCTCTTACATTCAAGTATCTTCACCAGCTCATCGAGG from Macadamia integrifolia cultivar HAES 741 chromosome 14, SCU_Mint_v3, whole genome shotgun sequence encodes the following:
- the LOC122061475 gene encoding disease resistance protein RPS4-like, which produces MERLPVNMGLLSKLSSVLLNDCTRLKSLPEDLPSSLRSFSIESCKSFEGLPNFVNIPSLSNLNLSNNNFSSLPASISQLSHLQTLYMRNCTRVQSLPDLPTSVRNLFAGGCSSMLLTESKKEVESSEMESSESQYKKLPDIVRKSLLQGLFGQFDIFLTGSDVPEWFSHQSVGSSSSFEVSQLLDSKIQGLTV